The Juglans regia cultivar Chandler chromosome 1, Walnut 2.0, whole genome shotgun sequence nucleotide sequence attttgtttaacacagGACGTGTTTTTTACAAGTTCTGGATGATTGAGATGGTGAATAGTTTTAATGAATATGACTGAGATGATGACTATTTTCAATAGGAGTGTATCCTTCAAACGCAGTACGTCACTCTGCCAGAGGGCCCCGAGCGTCACAAGCCCAAGGGTCCGGCGGTTGAGCTGGGTCTCCCGCAAATTTCATGTTCTTGTGGTGATTGGGTCTTTGATTTCATTCATCATAGCAATTGGTTGCGGTTATCTGTTTCTCCTCCCAAGTTTCAGCCAGGCCTTTCATGACTATGATACATCCAAATTTAATGGTACGTTTAGTAGTTGCAATGTTTTTTATGGAAGTTGGGCGCAGGATGATAGTTACCCATTGTACAATGCTACGGAATGTCCTTTTGTTGAACAAGGATTCAATTGCTTGGGAAATGGGCGGAATAATAAAGATTATCTTAGATGGAGGTGGAAGCCCAAGACTTGTGATATTCTGAGGTTTAATGTGCGGAATATATTAGAAAAGTTTAGAAGCAAAAGAGTTGTTTTTGTTGGTGATTCTATGAGCCAAACACAGTGGGAATCTCTGATATGCTTGCTTATGACAGGTGTAGAGAATAAGAAAAGTGTCTATGAAATGAATGGGAATAAGATTACAAAGCAGATTAGGTTTTTAGGTGTTCGGTTTAGTTCCTTCAACTTTACTATCGAGTTCTTCCGTTCAGTTTTCCTGGTTCAGCAGGGTTGGATGCCTAAACATGCACCAAAGAGGGTCAAATCCACGCTTAAATTGGACAAGTTAGATAACATTAGCACCCATTGGATTAACTCAGATGTTCTCATATTCAACACAGGACAATGGTGGGTGCCGGGGAAGCTTTTTGAAACGTAAGTTTCTCATTTTTGTACAAATCTCTATTTAACTGTGCTTTTCTGTATGAAGTTTCTTGCTTGGATAGAACTACTGGGATTGAATCATAGGTTCTAATCCATGATTTCGATGGACAGCACACAATCCTAATTCCATTACTCTAACATCCAAATCAAAGCTGTGTATTACAAACAacattttttataggtaaaatcaAAAGTGCATTATAAACAGCATTATTATCACTTCACCACATTGTACTTTATATAATTTGGATTATGCACAAAAGTTGTATTGCATAATCCAGATATTCATAGTCCATTACCCATTGGAATAGATCATAATGGTGTTAAGTTTTTTTAGGGTCAGAGAACTTAGGCATTGGATGCAACTTTTGGTAACAAAATTTGTAAGCCTGGAACCTTTATTCCCTGTTGGCTTCATATCTATCAGCATTCTGAGATGGTAAAATTTTAACACATGGAGGAATGGAAGCAACTTTCCTAATTTTCTAGATGAGTTTCCTATTGGATAGAATGGCTTTTTGGTGCCACTATAAGGAAACACCTCCCGAATGAAAACTTCTTAAGGAGATAGCAatgtatggattttttttttcctgttcttTCATGTGAGGATATCTCCATATCAGTTATCTTTTGTGCCAGTCAATTCATTGAGCTGCAGGATCTTCCACTTGAGATTCATTCTGGATATGATATTCACATTTATTCCTTTGTAGTGGTACTTCAGCATGCGTGGGTTTTGATTCCCTGTAAGACAATCCAAGGATCACCCTTCTTTAGTTTGGAAGTTCAATGGAGTGGCAATTGTTCGTGGTCTACACTCTTCATCTGATTCTGAAATCCTTTTACACTCCCCTTAACAAAGCCTTCATCCCATAAAAGCCTTCTATAACACTTGTCCCTGACAGGCCAGCATGATTTTTGTCAGTCCCACTCCATAGAATGACTACCAATGTGGATTTTCTGCAAGTGAATCGCCAAAACTCTAGCCTACAGGCACCTATGGTGTCTCATCTCATATGCCAGAAAAGTTGAATTagagttacttatgcattaagtttattttttgttattatcttttattctcAGGCAGCCAGCACCAAACAATCCCAAAATTCTCAAGATAGCAACGGGTTCTCAAAAGTGTAGAGTTACACGGAGGATACAGTTTTGTAACAGGCAatgatattttcattctttttgcaATTCTTCTATCTTTAGAGGGGCTAAAAGTTTCTCTGAGATATAACAATTGTgttcatatatattcattaatcGCCTTCTATGGCAATGAAATCTTTGTTCAAACGAAAGATATAAAGGAAGAGATTGACTATCTTATATATCGTTTTTTGAATTAGTGAATCCATCTCCTCATCCACTACCTCTTTCCAAAATACAGAAACAAGTGACATTAAAACttcttctaaaataattgggtttttctcaatattataaatataataatcgGGACCAAAGTGTTTTTCAATTCTAGCTCTCTTACTCTctaattcaaaactttcttcattttcttcaggAGTAGAAGAATTAGtttcagaaaaaatattttgtctaaATTCTTGACCCCTactatttttggatttaaaatgaaacttttcttcaagaaaaattGCATCACCTGAttcaaaaatcactttatttttaatataaaaaaatccatagGGTGTGCTATCTTTTGCATATCCAAAAAAGATGCAAGTGATAGTTTTAACACCCAATTTGGGCCTTTTAGGATCTGTTAGCCTTACAAAAGCCAAACAAtcccaaactttaaaatatctcaaatttgGCTTATACCTTCTCCATAATTCAAAAGGtgtagtttttgaatttttataaagcaccctatttaaaatatgacaaaCAATCAAAACTGTTTCACCCCAAAAACTTGAGGGAGCATCTGAATCAATAAGCATGGTATTCGTCAACTCAATCAacgttctattttttctctcagtCACACTGTTAGATTCAGGTGACTATGGTGCAGTAGTTTCATGAATAATCCTCAATGACTAaacaaaagtattaaactcattcaAATCATACTTTCGGCCTCTGTCATTTCTAAATCTTTTAATCTTTCtaccaaattgattttcaacttcatggaggaattctttaaattttgcaaaagcatcacttttattttttaataaataaacatacgtatattttgaaaaatcatcaataaaaatgataaaatatatatttcctccATGTGTTAAAAGTCCTTCAAATACACAAAGATCAATTTGaattaaatctaacaatttgattttttttcaacacttttACGAGGTCGTTTTGTAGTTTTTGCTTGattataaagtttttaaaaatcttttgtcAGTTTGGGAATTAGTCCTAAACAACTCATGATTGCAACGTATCTACTATTGATATGACATAAACGTGCATGCCAAAAATAGAAGAAAgcatataaatagatatatttgaTGCTTTATTCTCAACGTCCAATTTAAACATTTCATCACAAACATAACCATTGCCTACAAGAActccatttttcataataacATATTGATAAGAGTCAATAGTTTATTTGAAGCCCGCTTTGTTGAGTGAAAAACTCGACATCAAATTCTTCCTCATAGACTATGTATAAAGCACATCTTTGAGCGTCAATATACGTCTAGAAGTGAATTTCAGTTAAATCTCACCACTCCCAACAACCTCGGTTTTATCTTAATCACCAAGCGTAATTACTTTCTCTTCTTCAAATGTAGTATAATTTTTCAACCAATTTTAATCATAGCAGGCAAGTCTATTGGCACCAGAATCTACCCACTACCCTTCAACAAATTCATGAAGCAAGTTAATGTCTATAATCATAGTTACAAATGGTTCATCAGTTACGTTAACTTGAAGATTATTTTCTCGCTTCAAAAACTTACAAATTCGAGCAAATTGTCCACTTTTACCACAAACAAAACTAGATTGATTTTGTGAAGGGGGTCCTTAACTCTTACTCTTTTAGCTTGGAAATCCCTTTTTGTGAGgtctaattttttgaaaatttttctttgcGGCTTCAAAAACTATTTATTGAATTCCAACCTTTGGGCAAGAcccaattttcataaattaaatttacctttatcgTGAGAACGTATGAGAGGCTTAGATAAAAGAGCACATTGCACTTCCATATCTAGAAATAGGCTTCATTGAAATGGAAGGGCTTGTTGAGATCTCCAATGCTTTCCACGCATTTTTTGGTTGTAGGCTCCAtttgaatctccttaaaattattagtgaaatacacaataatatggtaaaaattacaatgaaattaacattcaaataaAACCAATTTGGACTGAGGCACGGAAATCTCgttctctttaaggagattcaagccctctatgatgtacaaaatttcaaattaactGATGCTATAGAACTGctcttgacttgactcctccaggatacaacaACCTAACTGATCTTCATATAGCTCGAACCAACTCTGCATAAGTGGTTGAGCTCAAAATTTCACCAAAAAATCACctcttttatctaaaaatactcCCAAAATTTTCAACGTACaaccttagttttttttttttccccctctctactggtttttttctatatattgtaTAGAAAGACAACACCCCACTCAAATGGAAAATCGACACGAGACATAGATCAGAGTGACTAATTCCTATCaatatgaagaaattcatgtaGCACTGCAATGCCGTCACCGTTTTGACCATTCTTATCAATATGAAGAGATTCATGgcctaattcatctcataaaatcgattCTACAAGAGAGAATTGtttattccttataaacatgctcAAGACATTGTCCACACCCAATataagattattcctcaacacggATGCCTCCTctatcaaaaaattaaaccattcaaataaaaaagtagtCGTTTTTCTTCCTGCAACTGTGCaatcaatgaaaaaataaattgacaaaagGCTGACCTTTTATAAAGGAAACGGCAAAATAGGCCATCAAGATTGTTTGTCCCTGAAGGTTCTCCCAAAAGGCAGTTTGTCCAAAAACCAATATAACAAGATTGTTTTATCAACCAAGGAAATCGGGACTACTAGAATGCCTAATATACAGTTTCCTCGAAGATCCGAGATTGCGTTTCAGTTTCTCCATTCCCATGGAATACTCATGTTTCATTAAGCATCTTGAGCCGTACAATCtataaatgattaaagaaaGTGGGAATATGGTTAATGCAGGTATCAATTGCACTAAACTCGTCCCACAGCAAACAGAGGAAGTAGTTGAAAAGGTGGAATCCTCTTGTCTAGCTGAGCTGTCCAGTGTCAAAACAGAACATGTTTCCTGGAAAGTTCACCTCAGTGTAAGAAAAAAGTGTGAGTTCATGACCATTTAGTCAAAGCAACCCAACAAACATCCTCAATGGTTAGAGAAGATACCCAACCGATCAAGTAAAATGATGCTAGCCTACATATCCCAAGGTCAAGCTCCTTTATATCATGATCATAAGATGAGAGTACAGCATGTCTACATTCGTCCTCTCTCATCCCTTCAATTTATCTTAAATCACGGTGTCATCTCTCGTATGAATTTCAAAATTGGGCCGAATAAAAGTTGACTCGATAGTCCCTCATCCCTTTAACATACTAAGATTTTCTCTCAGCATATTTTCTGGCAAGCCAACGTTATCATTATAGGATTTAAGCCGTGTGACCAGATTTTCAATAGTAAAAGCCTATGTATGATAAAATTGGCTTGATGCCTTGATCTATGACCATAAATCTAGTACAAAGAACTCTAGCTCCTCAAAAAAAGGAGCATAGAGGTTCtcttttgttgtgaaatgttatgcAAAACATACACAtcaacgatgacaaataaagtaaaaacaacacaatcaataacaaactgcctacatccacaaagCTGTAAAAATCTTATTAACTAGAGGAGATTaaaatcactcaatctcaactcacactctctagggctttttgctcactcacacaatatgcactcactagacAATTGTCCTAtctaaaaatatgtttgagGCCGTCCAACACAaatctaatatgatatatttatgcaAAAATTGTGTACTACGCTCGAGCGTAGTGTTGAGCGctactcgagcgaactctcggacttgATCTTCGCTCGAGCGGTATGTCGAGCGAAATTTAGCTCGAGCCAACTGTCAAGCTACACCCCCAACAACTTTTACTCATCTATTACTAAGATCGTTGAATACATCTCTTTTACActtgaaaattaatataaacCTACATAGATGAAACCTTGAAAGACAGACTATGCCAAGATTT carries:
- the LOC109021002 gene encoding protein trichome berefringence-like 7 yields the protein MAKFFSALTLRPFWLTHLAFGSTLRLCDSAFGWGTDIRRWQGAVIHHRGHRAHPAIQRHPFLGMLPPFFHEVSSNPGSLDFSLVSFHVRRHHWSVSFKRSTSLCQRAPSVTSPRVRRLSWVSRKFHVLVVIGSLISFIIAIGCGYLFLLPSFSQAFHDYDTSKFNGTFSSCNVFYGSWAQDDSYPLYNATECPFVEQGFNCLGNGRNNKDYLRWRWKPKTCDILRFNVRNILEKFRSKRVVFVGDSMSQTQWESLICLLMTGVENKKSVYEMNGNKITKQIRFLGVRFSSFNFTIEFFRSVFLVQQGWMPKHAPKRVKSTLKLDKLDNISTHWINSDVLIFNTGQWWVPGKLFET